The Deltaproteobacteria bacterium genome contains the following window.
TCACCGACAATAGCAACCAGCGAGTCGTATATCGCTTTCTCTCTGCTCATTTCGTAAGCTCCGGATGTGTTTATTTGGGATTGCAACGCAACTGTTACAATTCAACTGCGGCCAGTGTCAAGTGAAACTCCCATTTTTTTCATAAAAAGGCCAAGTCTACCGTTGACTCTTGCTATGTGACATTGCACCGATCCTGTCCTTGCCCAACAACCGCACCAAAGCCGAGCTTGCAACACCGCCGTTAGACCTCGATCACCGTCAGTTCCAGCGGCGTTTTAGAGAGCATTTCTCCCCCATCCCTGGTTACCAGTACCGGACATTCCAATCTCATGCCGCATACTCCGGGGACAGCCATTGCCAGAAATGCTACTTCGACAACGTTCTCCTCCAGGACAACATCGCAAAATTCATCATTGTCGATGATCGCCGGATACCATTCATGTCCGAACACACCCAGCCCGTGACCAAAGGAGGGAATCGTATACTGGGCGTAACCAAGTTCAGTTACCTTATCCATGACAGCCTTGAAAACATCACCGACCTTCTTTCCTGCCTTGAAATTCCGGACGATCGTTTCCGCTGTTGCCAGATAGGCGTCGGCAAGTTTTCCTTGTTCGACGGTCGGCGTTCCTAAAATGAAATTGTGGGCCAGGTCGGAAGGATACATCTGATAAAGCGGATGCAGGTCAACGATGATGTTTTCGCCTTTCTGCACGATCTTCTGGGTCGGCTGGGTTGTCCCGTTCATGGCATAGGTTGCCCTGTGTCCGGAAGCTACTTCTGATGATCCGGTCACCGCCCAGTGATACTCACTGCCGAGACGGCGCAGTTCCATTTCGCCGATGCCTGCTATTTCTGCTTCTGTCATGCCTACATCCAGTGCGTTCCGGACACAATGTATGCCGGAATCCGCGATGGCCGCTGCCTGCTGCATAAGATGGATTTCGCCCGGTTCTTTGATATAGCAGGCACGGTCAACAATCTTGATCGCATTGACAAACGTTGCTCTCGGCAGCGCATTTTTCAATAATTCGTATTCCGTAGCGAACAGATATCCCGTATTCCCGCGAGGAGAATGGCCGAGTTCGACCCCGATCCTGCCGTTCTCCGCACCGTTCTGTTTTATATTGAATATGATGAGGTCCATGAGATCCATGCCGGGGAGCGGTGCATAGGGTGAAATATTATGTAACCAGGACTCATTCTTGAGCCGCTCACAGTCAAGCAGCAAGGAGATAAGACCCGCAGTGCCATCTTTGGATACCACAACCGCGCTTCTCCAGGGGATGAACGCGCCGGCCACATAGCTCAGGCTGACCGTACGTGTACCCACAAAAATATCGAGATCGTCCTTCTTCATTCCTTCCAGTATCTTTTGGATACGCTTGTTATGATCGATATAGGTATTCATAAACCCTCCATTTTTTTAGCATTTGATGGAAATTTGCCCATGGGAGCGTGCTTCTGTCATTTGGAGAATAGAAAAATACGCCGGTGCATGTCAATGAAAACCGATACAAAGTAACCCGGCATAGAAAGTTTTAGGCAACCGATTTTTTGGTTTGATAATATGGCTTGACCCTGCGTATGAGTTGTATTACAGTGTCACACATGTAATTCATGTAAAGCAGAGAGGTTCAAAATGTCCAAAGTACTGAACGTCAGAATCGAAGAAGACCTGTCAGATCGACTTGATCTTCTGGCCAAGAAGACAAAACGTCCCAAGAGTTTTTACATAAAAGAAATCCTTACCCAGCATCTTGCCGAGTATGAGGATGCTTATCTCGCCCTTGATCGCCTGAACGACAGAAATGCCAAGTACTACTCGACAGAAGACATGGAGAATATTCTTGATCTATAATGTTCAATGGCATGAAGAGGCGGTAGGCGATCTCCAAAAGCTTGACCGGCAGAAACAGAAGAAGATTATAACGCGAGTCAAGGATTACCTTTCAAAAGATCCTTTCAGCTTGGGTAAACCGTTAAAGGGAGTATTCAAAGGTCTTTACCGTTACCGCTACGAATCATACAGGATAATTTACGCCATAGATCGTGAATCTGTGATCATTCTTATTTTGAGAGTTGGTGACAGGAAAAATGTTTATAATGATCCTATTATTGAAAATTAGGAGGATAAATTCTCCCTGAA
Protein-coding sequences here:
- a CDS encoding type II toxin-antitoxin system RelE/ParE family toxin gives rise to the protein MIYNVQWHEEAVGDLQKLDRQKQKKIITRVKDYLSKDPFSLGKPLKGVFKGLYRYRYESYRIIYAIDRESVIILILRVGDRKNVYNDPIIEN
- a CDS encoding TraY domain-containing protein, which gives rise to MSKVLNVRIEEDLSDRLDLLAKKTKRPKSFYIKEILTQHLAEYEDAYLALDRLNDRNAKYYSTEDMENILDL
- a CDS encoding aminopeptidase P family protein, which produces MNTYIDHNKRIQKILEGMKKDDLDIFVGTRTVSLSYVAGAFIPWRSAVVVSKDGTAGLISLLLDCERLKNESWLHNISPYAPLPGMDLMDLIIFNIKQNGAENGRIGVELGHSPRGNTGYLFATEYELLKNALPRATFVNAIKIVDRACYIKEPGEIHLMQQAAAIADSGIHCVRNALDVGMTEAEIAGIGEMELRRLGSEYHWAVTGSSEVASGHRATYAMNGTTQPTQKIVQKGENIIVDLHPLYQMYPSDLAHNFILGTPTVEQGKLADAYLATAETIVRNFKAGKKVGDVFKAVMDKVTELGYAQYTIPSFGHGLGVFGHEWYPAIIDNDEFCDVVLEENVVEVAFLAMAVPGVCGMRLECPVLVTRDGGEMLSKTPLELTVIEV